In the Pyrolobus fumarii 1A genome, one interval contains:
- a CDS encoding molybdopterin oxidoreductase family protein — protein MPDQTRRDILKAIALGAALAAVGGAATYYMTGRKEKIVETVTTTLTEVLTQTKTITTTVGATPTETATTTARPKISTLLLGPCRYCGTGCGVKLQVVMDPATGMAKDILAVIGDPNYPVNRGALCVKAFYIHKALGYGGNKRAMELRFKKPLVNKDWIIPGKNRPPITPEEIPEAPRVKKRQVSKNLDATKTVEEHVKENFVEIDWDTAIKFLTAVLKYALNKYGPHSFAYYGSGQLGTEESYVINKLTKGGIHTNNLDGNPRLCMVSAVGGYISSFGADEPEVSYDYIDVPEPDLGVHADTFMIIGSNTAEAHPILFGRISEVKKKNPNAKVILADPRKTRSGTIADLWLPIRWSMDVALLHTLAHIVAFELDKCKVIDVKEGKVECKGEYIDLKWLKRHADFAIPVETAKTWALKDYNTPLNNLGDLNKVWDMGTTASNAANYKVYPSIGKKYTSEEEIEKDWWRGFALYLKFLEFYKPEVMAKILFGDQKPLINKETAEKLIKAGELSPDKVKMEDTPFIEIDPVEALRLAAKWIARGRILVFWTMGINQKIQGVHAVNSIINLLALTGKIGKYGSGTWSLTGQPNACGGIRDQGGLAHVLPYGRLIAKKAAREQVEKIWRKLTEEYLKERGYSPEQIKKEIEKVYVHPVPGPHAVELFRRIGAGIIKVVWIAETNPGHSLPNVYKFRLGMVKPHDDDPAFPFVIVSDIYPTRTTDVADLILPAAAWSEKEFKYGCSERRYSVARYLITPPGEAVADHIIFAMVGKALEDEGIIAKGLVSGFFPEDVDKAAKAAGKSWVQYIVEKSRDKKWHQEFVTRIWDRDILSLAKNTYYDFSYVKRELFRKLEAGFRWPWPEQYATNPSVKARYEKYKSCGRYSYPYDPLMPDPDVIKKIYNDIKNMNSPEEIQKYIESLDENVVHPIHKHKWLGSLAKNPVLMKWVLKHIVEEIDDIEYKKASKVPESWYVVFYAKPTGRMTIWARPWLPIKMDHETGEVKINKEVIIQEMKLDANLVLKQGKISVFAAPKGPFTVVKTYKAYPASGDPEKALKILETMSWGEAVKKYKGDIQALFEIALAPAEVPGFALRYRTEDGRVITVRDATEYPLVVTTGRIVEHWHTATMTGKVPEIMKSKPEAYVEIPKELAEKLGIKKGDWVTIESPRGKLTVKAVILDPKTGLGGPRIDYVFVPWFDPNKLANALTLDNYDVQPYFFQPDFKTCAARIRKARPDEIPKSEAEQTGKPKYSLAY, from the coding sequence TTGCCCGACCAAACGCGTCGTGATATTCTAAAAGCAATTGCCCTTGGTGCCGCGCTAGCAGCTGTGGGCGGAGCCGCGACCTACTATATGACCGGTCGCAAGGAGAAAATCGTCGAGACTGTAACGACCACACTTACAGAGGTTCTAACCCAGACTAAGACTATCACGACAACCGTGGGTGCAACTCCAACAGAGACCGCGACGACAACCGCCAGGCCGAAGATATCCACCCTTCTGCTCGGTCCCTGCAGGTACTGCGGTACTGGTTGTGGCGTGAAGCTCCAGGTAGTAATGGACCCGGCTACTGGCATGGCTAAGGACATTCTCGCGGTTATCGGCGACCCGAACTACCCGGTTAACAGGGGTGCCCTCTGCGTCAAGGCCTTCTACATCCACAAGGCTCTAGGCTACGGCGGTAACAAGAGGGCTATGGAGCTACGCTTCAAGAAACCTCTAGTCAACAAGGACTGGATAATCCCAGGTAAGAACAGGCCACCAATAACCCCCGAGGAGATACCCGAGGCGCCTAGGGTCAAGAAGCGCCAGGTAAGCAAGAACCTAGATGCAACCAAGACCGTAGAGGAGCACGTCAAGGAGAACTTCGTCGAGATCGACTGGGACACCGCGATCAAGTTCCTAACCGCGGTGCTAAAGTATGCTCTGAACAAGTATGGTCCACACAGCTTCGCCTACTATGGAAGTGGTCAGCTTGGCACCGAGGAGAGCTACGTTATCAACAAGCTGACTAAGGGCGGTATACACACCAACAACCTCGACGGTAACCCAAGGCTCTGTATGGTTAGCGCCGTTGGCGGTTACATATCCAGCTTTGGTGCTGATGAGCCTGAGGTAAGCTACGACTACATAGACGTGCCGGAGCCCGATCTGGGCGTGCATGCAGATACATTCATGATAATCGGTAGCAATACTGCTGAGGCGCATCCAATACTCTTCGGCCGCATCTCTGAGGTGAAGAAGAAAAACCCGAATGCCAAGGTGATACTAGCTGACCCCAGGAAGACCAGGAGCGGTACCATTGCCGACCTATGGCTGCCAATCCGTTGGAGTATGGACGTTGCGCTTCTCCACACGCTCGCCCACATAGTGGCGTTCGAGCTAGACAAGTGTAAGGTGATTGACGTCAAGGAGGGTAAGGTTGAGTGCAAGGGCGAGTACATCGACCTAAAGTGGCTCAAGAGGCACGCGGACTTCGCGATACCCGTTGAGACCGCGAAGACCTGGGCACTCAAGGATTACAACACACCGCTGAACAACCTTGGCGACTTGAATAAGGTCTGGGACATGGGTACCACTGCCAGCAACGCTGCCAACTACAAGGTGTACCCGAGCATCGGTAAGAAGTACACGAGTGAGGAGGAGATAGAGAAGGACTGGTGGAGAGGATTCGCGCTATACCTCAAGTTCCTTGAGTTCTACAAGCCGGAGGTTATGGCTAAGATACTCTTCGGCGACCAGAAGCCACTCATCAACAAGGAGACTGCTGAGAAGCTGATCAAGGCTGGCGAGTTGAGCCCAGACAAGGTGAAGATGGAGGACACGCCATTCATTGAGATCGACCCGGTAGAGGCGCTTAGGCTTGCTGCGAAGTGGATAGCGAGGGGCAGGATCCTAGTCTTCTGGACTATGGGCATCAACCAGAAGATACAGGGTGTGCACGCTGTTAACAGCATAATCAACCTACTAGCGCTCACAGGCAAGATTGGCAAGTATGGTTCCGGCACTTGGAGCTTGACTGGTCAGCCGAACGCCTGTGGCGGCATTAGAGACCAGGGTGGCCTGGCTCACGTCCTGCCATACGGTAGGCTGATCGCCAAGAAGGCAGCAAGGGAGCAGGTGGAGAAGATCTGGAGGAAGCTCACCGAGGAATACCTAAAGGAGCGTGGCTACTCGCCAGAGCAGATCAAAAAGGAGATCGAGAAGGTATATGTGCACCCGGTTCCGGGTCCACACGCTGTTGAGCTATTCCGCAGGATTGGCGCGGGTATCATCAAGGTAGTGTGGATCGCTGAGACGAACCCAGGTCACAGCCTACCAAATGTATACAAGTTCAGGCTTGGTATGGTAAAGCCGCACGACGATGATCCCGCGTTCCCATTCGTTATAGTGAGCGACATCTACCCAACAAGGACCACCGATGTCGCAGACCTGATACTCCCGGCGGCGGCCTGGTCCGAGAAGGAGTTCAAGTACGGTTGTAGCGAGAGGCGCTACAGCGTAGCAAGGTACCTGATAACACCGCCGGGCGAGGCCGTAGCTGACCACATAATCTTCGCGATGGTCGGTAAGGCGCTTGAAGACGAGGGTATAATTGCGAAGGGTCTTGTGAGCGGCTTCTTCCCAGAGGATGTCGACAAGGCGGCCAAGGCTGCAGGCAAGAGCTGGGTCCAGTACATCGTGGAGAAGAGCCGTGACAAGAAGTGGCACCAGGAGTTCGTCACTAGGATATGGGACCGTGACATACTAAGCCTAGCCAAGAACACCTACTACGACTTCAGCTACGTGAAGCGCGAGTTATTCAGGAAGCTGGAGGCTGGCTTCAGGTGGCCATGGCCAGAGCAGTATGCGACTAACCCGAGCGTCAAAGCGAGGTATGAGAAGTACAAGTCCTGCGGCAGGTACTCCTACCCGTACGACCCGCTAATGCCCGACCCAGACGTCATCAAGAAGATATACAATGACATTAAGAACATGAACAGCCCCGAGGAGATACAGAAGTACATAGAGAGCCTCGACGAGAACGTGGTGCACCCGATACACAAGCACAAGTGGCTTGGCAGCCTAGCCAAGAACCCAGTGCTCATGAAGTGGGTGCTCAAGCACATCGTAGAGGAGATAGATGACATCGAGTACAAGAAGGCTAGCAAGGTGCCAGAGAGCTGGTATGTGGTGTTCTACGCCAAGCCGACCGGTAGGATGACCATCTGGGCGAGGCCATGGCTACCAATCAAGATGGACCATGAGACTGGCGAGGTCAAGATCAACAAGGAGGTGATAATACAAGAGATGAAGCTAGACGCTAACCTAGTATTGAAGCAGGGCAAGATATCGGTATTCGCGGCGCCCAAGGGACCATTCACTGTCGTGAAGACGTACAAGGCGTACCCAGCCAGCGGCGACCCAGAGAAGGCGCTAAAGATACTCGAGACGATGAGCTGGGGCGAGGCTGTAAAGAAGTACAAGGGTGACATCCAGGCGCTCTTCGAGATTGCGTTAGCGCCTGCTGAGGTGCCGGGCTTCGCGCTAAGATACAGGACTGAGGACGGGCGTGTCATCACTGTGAGGGATGCGACGGAGTATCCACTTGTGGTAACCACAGGTAGGATTGTCGAGCACTGGCACACGGCGACAATGACCGGCAAGGTGCCAGAGATTATGAAGTCGAAGCCAGAGGCCTACGTCGAGATACCCAAGGAGCTAGCCGAGAAGCTCGGTATCAAGAAGGGCGACTGGGTGACGATTGAGAGCCCACGCGGTAAGCTGACCGTGAAGGCGGTCATACTAGACCCGAAGACCGGTCTAGGCGGCCCAAGAATCGACTACGTGTTCGTGCCATGGTTCGATCCGAACAAGCTAGCCAACGCGCTAACACTAGACAACTACGACGTGCAGCCGTACTTCTTCCAGCCAGACTTCAAGACGTGTGCAGCGAGGATAAGGAAGGCAAGGCCCGACGAGATACCAAAGTCCGAGGCCGAGCAGACTGGTAAGCCCAAGTACAGCTTAGCCTACTAA
- a CDS encoding choice-of-anchor V domain-containing protein, which produces MLKKYALLTALVAVLVVVGLVAVHVGAMSSGAPRLECNQCHQPAGTAEFTVTGLPSKYEPGKVYKITIKITKGPKCPEGAYCGGFAVLVNAGELKPVDDTTQVSETPDGRMLTHTAQGATKREWTFEWKAPEKPVPVTFKIAVLAADGSASVVGDYYGFKEITVEPKVTTTTIVTTTLVTTTKPTTTVVTKGEVVKHDVTLAIAIAALLFVIGAGGYLAVSRK; this is translated from the coding sequence ATGTTGAAGAAGTACGCATTATTGACTGCCCTGGTGGCTGTACTAGTAGTTGTCGGCCTAGTTGCAGTGCATGTTGGCGCGATGAGCAGCGGCGCCCCAAGACTAGAATGTAACCAGTGTCACCAGCCAGCGGGAACTGCCGAGTTTACTGTCACCGGTTTGCCCAGCAAATACGAACCCGGTAAAGTCTACAAGATAACGATAAAGATAACGAAAGGGCCCAAGTGCCCCGAAGGCGCCTATTGTGGCGGCTTTGCAGTCCTGGTGAATGCTGGCGAACTAAAGCCTGTCGATGATACGACTCAAGTTTCCGAGACGCCAGATGGCAGGATGTTGACTCACACCGCGCAGGGTGCCACTAAGCGCGAGTGGACATTCGAGTGGAAAGCCCCTGAAAAACCAGTGCCAGTGACCTTCAAGATAGCTGTTCTAGCGGCTGATGGTAGCGCTAGCGTCGTTGGCGACTATTACGGCTTCAAGGAGATCACTGTCGAACCAAAGGTAACCACCACGACAATCGTGACAACCACTCTAGTGACAACGACCAAGCCGACAACGACGGTAGTCACCAAGGGCGAGGTAGTAAAGCATGATGTAACACTGGCAATTGCTATCGCTGCTCTATTGTTCGTGATAGGTGCTGGCGGGTATCTAGCAGTATCTCGTAAGTAA